The Halomonas sp. HAL1 genome segment AGTTTGCATGACGCTGAGTTCAGTCGATGTGGTGTCGGCGCTTGCGCACGTATGGCCTAATTCACCACTGCCCGCCGACCTGCCTGATCGAGTACGCATAGAAATGGATTCCCGCAAGCTACAAACGGGCGATGTTTTTGTGGCAGTACCGGGCAGCCAGCGTGATGGTCGCGATTTTATCGAGCAAGCGCTCGAGGCGGGTGCTGCGCTTGTGTTAGCGCAAGGCGAGCCCGGTCAGGTGTTGCTTGAAGGCCGCGTGCTGAAACTGCCGCATCTTTCGGTGCGCTTGGGTGAGTTAGGGCGCGCCATGTTTAAAGTGCCTAATGATCTTGAAGTGATTGGCGTGACCGGTACCAACGGTAAAAGCTCCGTCACTCATTATATCGCTGCACTTAGCGAGACATTAGGAACGCCCACCGGACTGATTGGTACGTTGGGTGTAGGGCGCCCCGGTGAGTTGCGCGATAGCGGCTTAACCACGCCTGGCTCCTTAGCGCTGCAGGCGACATTGGGTGAGCTTGCCAGCCAGGGTGTGCGGCGTGTGGCGCTTGAGGCCTCTTCCCATGCGCTGGATCAGTACCGCTTGGAAGCGGTAAACGTAAGCGTAGGCGTGTTTACCAATCTGACTCGCGACCATTTGGACTACCACGGCAGTATGGCCGCCTATGCGGCATCCAAAGCGAAGCTTTTCCGGCGCTCTGAGCTCCGTCTAGCGGTAGTCAATGGCGATGACCCCTTAGCACGCTTAATGCTGGCAGGTTGCAACAGTAATGTACGGGTGCTGGCGACGGGTAAAGATGAAGCCGTTACCTTGCGCGTGCTGGACTGGCAGCCCTCTGAGCAGGGGCAGCAGGCAATGATTGCGACACCCGATGGCGAGAAAATGCTCAGCTTAGGCTTAATGGGGCGTTTTAATTTAGATAACGTGCTGTTAGCGATGGCTGTGTTGTACGGATTAGGCGAATCACTCGACGACCTCTTCTCCTCCGCCTCTTCGCTGACGCCGGTGCCGGGCAGGATGGAGCGCTATGGTGATGACAGCACGCCTACCGTGGTGGTGGATTATGCGCACACGCCGGATGCGCTTCATAGCGCGCTACAAGCGCTGCGTGCCCATCTGGGTGATGCTGGCAAATTGTGGTGTGTATTCGGCTGCGGGGGAGAGCGTGATACGGGTAAACGAGCCGAAATGGCTAAAGCTGCCGAGGCGCTGGCCGACCACATTATCGTTACCGATGACAATCCTAGGCACGAGTCCGCTGAGCAAATCCGCCAACAGATTTTGTCTGGGTTCTCTGATACCGCGCACCCTATTGAAATGGGGGACCGCCAGAAGGCCGTGGCCACCGCTGTTCAGCAGGCGGCTGTTCAGGATGTCGTGCTTATCGCCGGAAAAGGCCATGAGGCGTATCAGGATATCCAAGGGGTTCGCCATGCCTATGCCGATAGCGAAGAGATCCAGCGTGCCTTCGCTGGGCGGAGAAGCGACTAATGCAGTGGACACTTGGCCAGCTCGCCTCTGTGCTGGGTATTGAGGCGCCTGCTGATAAGGCGCAGCTGCTAGTCAGTTCAGTCGTAACTGATAGCCGCAAGATCGAGCCTGGCTGCCTGTTTGTTGCCCTTAAAGGCCCCCGCTTTGACGGTCATGATTTTGTTGCGCTTGCCCACGAGCTCGGTGCCGTAGCGGCATTGGTAGAGGCGCCCGTTGCTGTCGACTTACCCCAGCTGGTATGTCCGGATACACGTTTGGCCCTGGGGCTGATTGCCGGTGCGCACCGGCGCGCATGGCATGGTCCCGTGGTAGCCGTCACCGGCAATAGCGGTAAGACGACCGTCAAAGAGATGTGTGCTGCTCTGCTAGCGCCTTTAGGCGACGTATTAGCCACTCAAGGTAATCTGAATAACGACTTTGGCGCGCCGCTGACCTTATTACAATTGCGGCCGCATCATCAAGCCGCGGTGATTGAGCTGGGCGCTAATCATTTAGGTGAAATCGCCTGGACAGCCCCGCTGTCCAAGCCCGATGTGGCGATTATTACCAATGTCACCGGTGCCCATGTGGGCGAGTTCGGAGGCATGGGGCAGATTGCCCAGGCGAAAAGTGAGCTGCTGGTCGGGCTGGGCGAGCAGGGTACTGCTGTTCTGAATAGGGATGATCACTATTTTACGTTTTGGGCTGCTCGTGCGGCTCCGCGGCGGGTGGTGAGCTTTGGTTTTCACCCCGAGGCGGATGTGAGCGCCGCAGCGCTTTCCTGTGATTCGCAAGGGCGGTATGCTTTCACGCTATTGCAGCATGGTCGAGCGCTGGGCCAAGTGCGTTTGCCGTTACTGGGCAAGCACAATGTCAGTAATGCGTTGGCCGCTGCAGCTGCGGCATTAATGCTCGGCGTGCCGGAAGAGCAAGTTATATCACGCCTGGAATCGCTGCAAGCGCTTGCCGGTAGGTTGGTCGTGGTATCCGGATTGCGGGGTGGCACTGTGCTGGATGACACTTATAATGCCAATCCTGGCGCGGTCAAAGTGGCCCTGGATACCTTGGCCAGCTTTCCTCCGCCACGCTGGTGTGCGTTAGGGGCGATGGGCGAACTGGGGGAAGCATCGGCTGCGCTGCACGCCGATATCGGCCACTACGCCGCCGAGCTTGGTATTGATGAGCTGTTAACGCTGGGCGAGGCCGCACGTCCCGCCAGCGAAGCCTTTGGTCGTGGGCTGCACTTTAACGATCACGAGACGCTAACGCGTTATGTCACTCATACTTTGCCGCCTGACACCACGTTGCTGGTGAAAGGGTCGCGCAGTGCGGGCATGGAACATGTCGTCAATGCACTGCGTTCGGATAAATAAGGTAAACGCCGTTCATGTTACTTCACTTGGCGAATTTTCTGTCGCAGTACCAATCTGATTTTCAGGTCGTTAACTATTTAACCCTTCGCGTAATTTTAGGCGCTCTCACGTCGTTAATGCTCTGCTTATGGCTGGGGCCATGGATGATTCGGCGCCTGGTGGAAGGGCAGATCGGGCAATCCGTGCGTGACGATGGGCCGCAGTCCCACCTCTCAAAAGCGGGCACCCCCACCATGGGTGGGGCAATGATTTTGCTGGCCATTGCCATCAGCACCTTGTTATGGGGTGACTTAACCAACCTTTATATCTGGGTGGTGCTAGGCGTCACGCTCGGCTTCGGCGCCATCGGTTGGGTCGATGATTACCGCAAAGTAGTGGAAAAAAATCCACGCGGTTTACCCGCTCGCTGGAAGTATTTCTGGCAGTCGGTGGTGGGTTTGGGGGCGGCGCTGTTGCTCTATTTAACCGCCTCCACGCCGGTCGAGACCAGCCTGCTGGTGCCGCTGTTCAAAGAGGTGGCGCTGCCGCTCGGGGTCTTCTATATCGTGCTTACCTATTTCGTGATTGTAGGGAGCTCCAACGCCGTCAATCTAACTGATGGCTTAGATGGCCTAGCTATTATGCCGACGGTGCTCGTGGCCATGGGCTTATCGGTATTCGCTTATGCCA includes the following:
- the murF gene encoding UDP-N-acetylmuramoyl-tripeptide--D-alanyl-D-alanine ligase, with the translated sequence MQWTLGQLASVLGIEAPADKAQLLVSSVVTDSRKIEPGCLFVALKGPRFDGHDFVALAHELGAVAALVEAPVAVDLPQLVCPDTRLALGLIAGAHRRAWHGPVVAVTGNSGKTTVKEMCAALLAPLGDVLATQGNLNNDFGAPLTLLQLRPHHQAAVIELGANHLGEIAWTAPLSKPDVAIITNVTGAHVGEFGGMGQIAQAKSELLVGLGEQGTAVLNRDDHYFTFWAARAAPRRVVSFGFHPEADVSAAALSCDSQGRYAFTLLQHGRALGQVRLPLLGKHNVSNALAAAAAALMLGVPEEQVISRLESLQALAGRLVVVSGLRGGTVLDDTYNANPGAVKVALDTLASFPPPRWCALGAMGELGEASAALHADIGHYAAELGIDELLTLGEAARPASEAFGRGLHFNDHETLTRYVTHTLPPDTTLLVKGSRSAGMEHVVNALRSDK
- a CDS encoding UDP-N-acetylmuramoyl-L-alanyl-D-glutamate--2,6-diaminopimelate ligase — its product is MTLSSVDVVSALAHVWPNSPLPADLPDRVRIEMDSRKLQTGDVFVAVPGSQRDGRDFIEQALEAGAALVLAQGEPGQVLLEGRVLKLPHLSVRLGELGRAMFKVPNDLEVIGVTGTNGKSSVTHYIAALSETLGTPTGLIGTLGVGRPGELRDSGLTTPGSLALQATLGELASQGVRRVALEASSHALDQYRLEAVNVSVGVFTNLTRDHLDYHGSMAAYAASKAKLFRRSELRLAVVNGDDPLARLMLAGCNSNVRVLATGKDEAVTLRVLDWQPSEQGQQAMIATPDGEKMLSLGLMGRFNLDNVLLAMAVLYGLGESLDDLFSSASSLTPVPGRMERYGDDSTPTVVVDYAHTPDALHSALQALRAHLGDAGKLWCVFGCGGERDTGKRAEMAKAAEALADHIIVTDDNPRHESAEQIRQQILSGFSDTAHPIEMGDRQKAVATAVQQAAVQDVVLIAGKGHEAYQDIQGVRHAYADSEEIQRAFAGRRSD
- the mraY gene encoding phospho-N-acetylmuramoyl-pentapeptide-transferase; its protein translation is MLLHLANFLSQYQSDFQVVNYLTLRVILGALTSLMLCLWLGPWMIRRLVEGQIGQSVRDDGPQSHLSKAGTPTMGGAMILLAIAISTLLWGDLTNLYIWVVLGVTLGFGAIGWVDDYRKVVEKNPRGLPARWKYFWQSVVGLGAALLLYLTASTPVETSLLVPLFKEVALPLGVFYIVLTYFVIVGSSNAVNLTDGLDGLAIMPTVLVAMGLSVFAYASGNTVFAEYLHIPFIAGTGELAVFCATIAGAGLGFLWFNTYPAQVFMGDVGALALGAALGVVAVIVRQEIVLFIMGGVFVMETVSVILQVGSYKLTGRRIFRMAPLHHHYELKGWPEPRVIVRFWIITVVLVLLGLATLKVR